A genome region from Streptomyces sp. NBC_01296 includes the following:
- a CDS encoding cytochrome P450 has translation MDPAAYVPDVFDPRIYGTGIPYESYRLLRERHPVAWQPEPQIQGWPAGPGFWAVTRHADVVRVLRDHATYSSWIGATQIRDPDPADLPFLRRTMLNQDPRRSAGDHGRLRRLVSRAFTPARVDAFAGRVRERARTLLATARAKAEGGAADLVRTVTDEYALLNLTDLLGVPAADRGLLLEWTVRIIGYQDPEDAPAPLIGPDGKPLNPRSPALLGEMFSYARELAAHKRAHPGDDVMTALAEAGLDPAELEMFFFLLTVAGNDTVRSAAPGGLLALARDPGAYRLLAEGRTPMHTAVEELLRVHPPVLSFRRTAAADTELGGQPIRAGDKVVVFHASANHDERVFTDPGRLDLGRTPNAHVSFGDGPHVCLGAHFARLQLRVLYEEWRAAMPAPELAGPPRRLVSNFINGITRLPLRVSGPAG, from the coding sequence ATGGACCCCGCCGCGTACGTGCCCGACGTCTTCGACCCCCGGATCTACGGCACCGGGATCCCGTACGAGAGCTACCGGCTGCTGCGCGAGCGGCACCCGGTCGCCTGGCAGCCGGAGCCGCAGATCCAGGGCTGGCCCGCCGGCCCCGGCTTCTGGGCCGTCACCCGGCACGCCGACGTGGTCCGGGTACTGCGCGACCACGCCACGTACTCCTCCTGGATCGGCGCGACACAGATCCGCGATCCCGACCCGGCCGACCTGCCGTTCCTGCGGCGCACCATGCTCAACCAGGACCCCCGCCGCAGCGCGGGCGACCACGGGCGGCTGCGCCGGCTGGTCTCCCGCGCCTTCACCCCCGCCCGCGTCGACGCCTTCGCCGGCCGGGTCCGCGAACGGGCCCGCACCCTGCTCGCCACCGCCCGCGCGAAGGCCGAGGGCGGCGCCGCCGACCTGGTCCGTACGGTCACCGACGAGTACGCGCTGCTCAACCTGACCGACCTGCTGGGCGTCCCGGCCGCCGACCGGGGCCTGCTGCTGGAATGGACCGTACGGATCATCGGCTACCAGGATCCCGAGGACGCGCCCGCGCCCCTGATCGGGCCCGACGGAAAGCCCCTCAACCCGCGCTCCCCGGCGCTGCTCGGCGAGATGTTCTCGTACGCCCGGGAACTGGCCGCCCACAAGCGCGCGCACCCCGGCGACGACGTCATGACCGCGCTCGCCGAGGCCGGACTGGATCCGGCCGAACTGGAGATGTTCTTCTTCCTGCTCACCGTCGCGGGCAATGACACCGTGCGCAGCGCCGCCCCCGGCGGACTGCTGGCCCTGGCCCGCGACCCGGGCGCGTACCGGCTGCTCGCCGAGGGCCGGACCCCGATGCACACCGCGGTGGAGGAACTGCTGCGCGTCCACCCGCCGGTGCTCAGCTTCCGGCGCACGGCCGCTGCCGACACCGAACTGGGCGGGCAGCCGATCCGCGCCGGGGACAAGGTCGTGGTCTTCCACGCCTCCGCCAACCACGACGAGCGCGTCTTCACCGACCCCGGGCGCCTCGACCTCGGCCGGACGCCCAACGCGCACGTCTCCTTCGGGGACGGCCCGCACGTCTGCCTCGGCGCGCACTTCGCCCGGCTCCAGCTGCGCGTGCTCTACGAGGAGTGGCGCGCGGCCATGCCGGCCCCGGAACTCGCGGGCCCGCCGCGCCGGCTGGTGTCGAACTTCATCAACGGGATCACGCGGCTGCCGCTGCGGGTGTCCGGGCCGGCCGGGTGA
- a CDS encoding ATP-binding protein, whose amino-acid sequence MRRIAPLGLRTRLIAAFLLVAAISAVTTAALTYQQARTAILKQSQDTAVITLRDLVGGQPLDLPLDQAQLQRIVNELAKRGKPNPWNIFAEYGTLRASSTTAPTSTVVTEQLRRQVTAHPHGAFQRVTDASGTPYLTVGMPAVFVHNETREPTGLVIFATMRLTTEGKTVEAMVEAAKRGAVPGLAIAVVPALLAARSVLRPVRDMRRAAQHLGRGRLDTRIEVRGADELAGLARTFNETARALEQSVSELRDAEIRARRFASDVSHELRTPLSGMLAVTELLDEDAERLDPDTAAAVRLVSAETGKLAVLVEDLMEISRFDARAAELNLDDVDIAEAVQKTIELRRWDDERVVTDLPRQVRARLDPRRFDVVLANLVGNALRHGGAPVRVTVRTEPRLGGHRMLIEVADSGPGIAPEVLPHIFDRFFKADAARTRSAGSGLGLAITLENVRLHGGTLRAANGPAGGAVFTVDMPLEADA is encoded by the coding sequence GTGAGGCGCATCGCCCCCCTCGGGCTGCGCACCCGGCTGATCGCGGCCTTCCTGCTGGTCGCCGCGATCAGCGCGGTCACCACGGCCGCGCTGACCTACCAGCAGGCCCGCACCGCGATCCTCAAACAGAGCCAGGACACCGCGGTCATCACCCTGCGCGACCTGGTGGGCGGCCAGCCCCTCGACCTGCCGCTGGACCAGGCGCAGCTCCAGCGGATCGTCAACGAGCTGGCCAAGAGGGGCAAGCCGAACCCGTGGAACATCTTCGCCGAGTACGGCACCCTGCGGGCCTCCAGCACCACCGCGCCCACCTCCACCGTGGTGACCGAGCAGCTCCGCCGCCAGGTGACGGCCCATCCGCACGGCGCCTTCCAGCGGGTGACCGACGCCTCCGGCACCCCGTACCTCACCGTCGGCATGCCGGCCGTCTTCGTCCACAACGAGACCCGGGAACCCACCGGCCTGGTGATCTTCGCGACGATGCGCCTGACCACCGAGGGCAAGACGGTCGAGGCCATGGTCGAAGCCGCCAAGCGCGGCGCCGTGCCCGGCCTGGCCATCGCCGTCGTCCCCGCCCTGCTCGCCGCGCGCAGCGTACTGCGCCCCGTGAGGGACATGCGCCGCGCCGCCCAGCACCTCGGCCGCGGCCGCCTCGACACCCGCATCGAGGTCCGCGGCGCCGACGAGCTCGCCGGACTCGCCCGCACCTTCAACGAGACCGCCCGCGCCCTCGAACAGTCCGTGAGCGAACTGCGGGACGCCGAGATCCGGGCCCGCCGCTTCGCCTCCGACGTCTCCCACGAGCTGCGCACCCCGCTGTCGGGGATGCTCGCCGTCACCGAGCTCCTGGACGAGGACGCCGAGCGCCTCGATCCCGACACGGCCGCCGCCGTGCGGCTGGTCAGCGCCGAGACCGGCAAGCTCGCCGTCCTCGTCGAGGACCTCATGGAGATCTCCCGCTTCGACGCCCGCGCGGCCGAGCTCAACCTCGACGACGTGGACATCGCCGAGGCCGTGCAGAAGACCATCGAGCTGCGCCGCTGGGACGACGAGCGGGTGGTCACCGACCTGCCGCGCCAGGTCCGCGCCCGGCTCGACCCGCGCCGCTTCGACGTGGTCCTCGCCAACCTCGTCGGCAACGCGCTCAGACACGGCGGCGCCCCCGTCCGCGTCACCGTGCGCACCGAACCACGGCTCGGCGGCCACCGGATGCTGATCGAAGTCGCCGACAGCGGGCCCGGTATCGCCCCCGAGGTGCTGCCGCACATCTTCGACCGCTTCTTCAAGGCCGACGCCGCCCGTACCCGCTCCGCGGGCAGCGGCCTCGGCCTCGCCATCACGCTGGAGAACGTCCGGCTGCACGGCGGTACCCTGCGCGCCGCGAACGGGCCCGCCGGGGGAGCGGTGTTCACCGTCGACATGCCTCTGGAGGCCGACGCATGA
- a CDS encoding response regulator transcription factor: MPRVLLIEDDPSIREGVGLGLRRRGHEVSAAETGEAGLALMGSFLPELVLLDLMLPGMNGVQVCRRIRETSQLPIIMLTARGDDFDIVVGLEAGADDYIVKPARTEVIEARIKAVLRRLGAPSGSRPEVEFHGELAIDRAGLTVAKNGERLPLAPSEIKLLLHLSASPEQVFSRQQLLEYVWDHSYHADARLVDACVRRLRTKVEDSDGSPRYIQTVRGFGYRFGPL; encoded by the coding sequence ATGCCACGCGTACTGCTGATCGAGGACGACCCTTCCATCAGGGAAGGGGTGGGCCTCGGCCTGCGCCGCCGCGGCCACGAGGTGAGCGCCGCCGAGACCGGCGAGGCGGGCCTCGCGCTGATGGGGAGCTTCCTCCCGGAGCTGGTGCTGCTCGACCTCATGCTGCCCGGGATGAACGGCGTGCAGGTCTGCCGCCGCATCCGCGAGACCAGCCAGCTCCCGATCATCATGCTGACCGCCCGCGGCGACGACTTCGACATAGTCGTCGGCCTCGAGGCCGGCGCCGACGACTACATCGTCAAACCCGCCCGCACCGAGGTCATCGAGGCCCGCATCAAGGCCGTGCTGCGCCGGCTCGGCGCCCCTTCGGGCAGCCGTCCCGAGGTCGAGTTCCACGGCGAGCTCGCCATCGACCGCGCCGGGCTGACCGTGGCCAAGAACGGCGAGCGCCTCCCCCTCGCCCCCAGCGAGATCAAACTCCTGCTGCACCTGTCCGCCTCGCCCGAGCAGGTCTTCTCCCGCCAGCAGCTCCTCGAGTACGTGTGGGACCACAGCTACCACGCCGACGCCCGGCTCGTGGACGCCTGCGTACGCCGCCTGCGCACCAAGGTCGAGGACTCCGACGGCAGCCCCCGCTACATCCAGACCGTGCGCGGCTTCGGCTACCGGTTCGGCCCGCTGTGA